GTCGCGGCGGCCGGTCCGCACGCCGTGCACAGTGTGGCGCCCTGGCCACGCACCGGCGAGAAGCGCGGGATCAGCGGGCGCACAATCGCGCTCCTCACCGGCGCAGCAGCGCTCGTCGCGGTAGCTGCGGTCGCGGGCATCCTGATCCTGGGCGACCGCGGGGCGTCGAACTCATCCCCAACCGCATCGCGGCCGGCCGCCACGCCGGGTTCCAGCGGTGCGGTACGAGTGGCGTCGAACAAGCTGGTCACCCAACCCGGCACTAGCGAACCAAAAGTGGTGGTCGCTTTCTACGAAGACTTTCTGTGCCCCGCGTGCGGCAGTTTCGAGCAGATGTTCGGGCCGACGGTGTCCAACCTGATCGACACCGGCGCCATCGCCGCCGACTACTCGATGGTGTCAATCCTGGACAGCGCACTCACACAGCACTACTCGTCGCGCGCAGGCGCCGCGGCGTACTGCGTCGCCGATGAATCCACCGAAGCATTTCGCCGTTTCCACAACACGTTGTTCGCCGTCGGCGGTCAACCGTCCGAATCCGGTGACTCTTTTCCGGACAACGCGCGGTTGATCGAACTGGCTCGCGGAGCTGGCGCGGCCGGCTCGGTCTCGGATTGCATCAACAGCGGAAAATACCTGTCGAAGGTCACCTCGGCCGCCGCTGCGGCCGGTGTGAACGCGACGCCGACGGTGCAGATCAACGGGCAGGAATACGACGTCACGACGCCGGACGCGCTGGTCGCGGAAGTCGAGAAACTGGTCGGAAATGTGCCGAAGATCGAAGGATCCGGCGCAACCATCTCAAGTCCTTAGCTTCGGCGCGACGCTGCACGCCGTTGCTCGGCGCTGGGTTCGCGGGCGATCAGCGCCCCACTGATCCGGACATGCACCAGGCCACGGCACAAACCAGGCCCGTCACCGCCGCCGAGCCCGCGGTCACGCGGAACCAATGCCATCGCCACATCGCTGCGACCAGCACGGTAGCGCCCCCGACCGTCAACAACCCGGCGAGCCCCGAGGGCACCGGCACACTAGCCGCCGGCAACCCCGCGGCCCAATGCGCAACCCGCAACACCCACCACACCTCCGGTCCGGTGAACCGGATCAACAGCTGCGCGCCGGCCGGCCAGCACCCGGCCAGCACTGCCGCGGCGGTGCCCAGCACGGTAATCGGGGCAATCGCTGGCGCTGCCAGCAAGTTAGCGGCCACGGCCACCACGCTGAACCGGCCAGAGATCGCCGCGACAAGCGGTGCGGTCACCGCCTGGGCCGCGGCGGCGACCGCGACCGCGTCCGCCAACAGTTTGGGCCAGCCACGATCGGTCAGGCGTTGCGAGAACGCGGGCGCGACGACCACCAGCGCGGCCGTGGCAATGACCGACAGCGCGAAACCCAGGTCCACCGCCAGCTGCGGCGCGGCAACCAGCAGCACCAACACCGAGGTCGCCAACGCCGGTATCGCCTGGCGGCGCCGCGACGACAACATCGCCACCAGCGTGATCGCCCCCATCACCGCGGCCCGCAACACACTGGCCGTCGGCTGCACCACGATCACGAACGCCACCAGCGCCGACCCGGCCAGTGTTACGGCTACCCGCGGCCCCACCAGCCGCGCCGAGAACAGCACCGCCGCGCACACGATCGTGACGTTGGCACCTGAGACCGCGGTCAGGTGCGTCATCCCGGCCGCGCGGAACTCACCGCTGGTCGCCGCGGCCACCAGGGAGGTATCACCGAGAACCAGTGCGGGCAGCATCGCCGCCTGGTCGGCCGGCAACACCTCGCGCACCGAGGCGGCGAATCGGCTGCGCACGGCGTGGGCGGCACGCTGCACCGAACCCGCGCTGCCCAGCACCGGCGGACCGGTGACGGTGAGCACCGCGACGGTGAGGTCGTGGCGGGTCGGACGAGTGATGCGTGCGGTGAACCGGACCGGCCGGCCCACCATCAGGTCGCCGAATCCTTCCTC
The nucleotide sequence above comes from Mycobacterium vicinigordonae. Encoded proteins:
- a CDS encoding ComEC/Rec2 family competence protein — translated: MAAPEPGPAVDLDVRLVPAALVCWAVTAAGIVWPVGAALAGCCGLLAIGSGLLWWRARRAPNARLAAASTSLLAIGVVGAGYGLAVALRADAVSHHPITASFGTVVPVTVMPSESALTLGSGRLLFRATLLRLHDDEISGRVVVFARASEEGFGDLMVGRPVRFTARITRPTRHDLTVAVLTVTGPPVLGSAGSVQRAAHAVRSRFAASVREVLPADQAAMLPALVLGDTSLVAAATSGEFRAAGMTHLTAVSGANVTIVCAAVLFSARLVGPRVAVTLAGSALVAFVIVVQPTASVLRAAVMGAITLVAMLSSRRRQAIPALATSVLVLLVAAPQLAVDLGFALSVIATAALVVVAPAFSQRLTDRGWPKLLADAVAVAAAAQAVTAPLVAAISGRFSVVAVAANLLAAPAIAPITVLGTAAAVLAGCWPAGAQLLIRFTGPEVWWVLRVAHWAAGLPAASVPVPSGLAGLLTVGGATVLVAAMWRWHWFRVTAGSAAVTGLVCAVAWCMSGSVGR